A window of the Juglans microcarpa x Juglans regia isolate MS1-56 chromosome 5D, Jm3101_v1.0, whole genome shotgun sequence genome harbors these coding sequences:
- the LOC121264826 gene encoding uncharacterized protein LOC121264826 yields the protein MASRKIFHAKPNYIYPTSEIITSDNPTTLLASDVEFEETDIWNSNHVNTVPLMETKRAMPISRQPKIKTIRNNDNMGDKITPAASTSLPVNIPDWSKILKGDFKEHRKKESDEDHHVDVEDEHHEAVNMIPPHEYLARTRGASFSVHEGIGRTLKGRDLRRVRNAIWKKIGFED from the coding sequence ATGGCATCAAGGAAAATCTTCCATGCAAAACCCAATTACATCTATCCAACCTCGGAGATCATAACCAGTGACAACCCAACAACATTATTGGCTTCTGATGTCGAGTTTGAAGAAACTGATATCTGGAATTCCAATCATGTTAATACAGTACCATTAATGGAGACCAAAAGAGCAATGCCAATCTCTCGGCAGCCAAAGATCAAAACGATCAGGAACAACGACAACATGGGAGACAAGATCACTCCTGCAGCATCGACATCATTGCCGGTGAACATACCAGACTGGTCGAAGATTCTTAAAGGTGACTTTAAAGAGCAtcgaaagaaagaaagtgatGAAGATCATCATGTTGATGTTGAAGATGAACATCATGAAGCTGTTAACATGATTCCTCCTCATGAATATTTAGCGAGGACTCGAGGCGCTTCTTTCTCTGTTCATGAAGGGATAGGGAGGACCTTGAAAGGGAGGGACTTGCGGAGGGTGAGGAATGCAATCTGGAAGAAGATTGGTTTCGAAGATTAG